The nucleotide window CGAGGGTTCCAACGAGTTAACCCCTCGCCAGAGGCGGTTCGGTTCGCGGGCCCATCACCTACCCCCGTTACCAGTTTCGGTTCAGCCCGCAGGCCGGGTCTTCGGCCCGTTACCCCTACCGGCAAACCCGGATTAGGGTTATCGTTTAGAGGCCACCCCTCAGAGTTTTTGACTGCCAGGAGGCAGTCTTTTGAAAGGACGCTTAACAACGCCAACCCTCCAACGCTGGAGGGTAACGTGAAACCCCTCATCCTGACATTGACCGGCTCAATGCAGAATTTACTGGGATTGAAGCGGTAGATACCATAGACATGAGTCATCGGAGGGTAGAACGTGAGGTCCAGGTACCAGCTTCCGTTTATGAAGCGCGCACCGTTGAGAGAATGTCTAAGGGTGTAGTGGTAGAGGGCCCTGAACTGGTCAAGGAGGGTGCTATAGTTTGGATAAAGAGCTCTGAACGCAGGCGTGAAGTTGAGAATGTAGAGCTGGGCGTCATTGAAATAAAAAAGGTACTCATTTCCCCCAAGAACCTCCCCGGTGGTTGCGTTGGCGCAGTTGATTCCTGAGAGGGGAGGACAGTATGGCTCGTAAGTGAGGATGAGGAGAGGGACAAAAGCGTCGCTTCCGTTGGAGATGACGGAGTACCGAACGTTATAGACGTAACCGCCTGATTCAACTGAAACCACCGCTCTGGAAAAGAGGGTGAGGGAGAGGAACAGAATGACGATAGTTTTGTTTTCGGCGCATCTGACCGAATATCCGCACGGAATGCCCAGGACTGTCCTGTCTGCTTCCATCTCTATTGAGATTACAGTGTTTGGATTTTGTTTCCTGACTTGTTTTTGCAGCCCATCGTGAATGTACCTGATTTTCTCAACGAGTTTCTTATATGAGTACGGGAACGTTTGTTATGCAGTTTTTGTTCTGATAGTAATTTGGCTGAACGAATACGTAATCAAAGTAGCCGCCAACTTTGAGAATCCCGTCAAACGCATCATTGCTCAAATACGACACGCCTCTATCATTAGTTGCCGGAATCCAGATCAACTCCAGCCAATGGTCGTGGATGTAGTCGTACATGTATTGGATGAATTCCTTAGAAACGTTCTTGCCATAGTTGCTGGTTTGAAGACAGCTCTCGTAGCTCCAGTAAAAGCCCCGGAGGTTGCCGTTGTTAACGCTCAGAACACCATCAATCCAGCCTTTATAGTACGAGTTCACGCCGGAGTATTTAAATGGAATCAGTGTCTGGTCCCTTTGGCCCCCATCAGGACGCTTGAAGGGTATCGTTGTGTACACCGGAATCTCGCGTATATGGTTTGCTACCCATGTT belongs to Pyrococcus yayanosii CH1 and includes:
- a CDS encoding CGP-CTERM sorting domain-containing protein, encoding MEADRTVLGIPCGYSVRCAENKTIVILFLSLTLFSRAVVSVESGGYVYNVRYSVISNGSDAFVPLLILTYEPYCPPLSGINCANATTGEVLGGNEYLFYFNDAQLYILNFTPAFRALYPNYSTLLDQFRALYHYTLRHSLNGARFINGSWYLDLTFYPPMTHVYGIYRFNPSKFCIEPVNVRMRGFTLPSSVGGLALLSVLSKDCLLAVKNSEGWPLNDNPNPGLPVGVTGRRPGLRAEPKLVTGVGDGPANRTASGEGLTRWNPRPSGRGGGQWFPDSVKIANVTVCKTSADTSTKTVETNGTTYTTKMSPNTTKTPTNTKETKKGICGPGLISLLVVIPLILRRR
- a CDS encoding DUF4855 domain-containing protein, with the protein product MNSYYKGWIDGVLSVNNGNLRGFYWSYESCLQTSNYGKNVSKEFIQYMYDYIHDHWLELIWIPATNDRGVSYLSNDAFDGILKVGGYFDYVFVQPNYYQNKNCITNVPVLI